From Streptomyces sp. TLI_235, a single genomic window includes:
- a CDS encoding polyribonucleotide nucleotidyltransferase, whose translation MEENVFYAEAVIDNGSFGTRTIRFETGRLARQAAGSAVAYLDDDTMVLSATSASKQPKEHFDFFPLTVDVEERMYAAGRIPGSFFRREGRPSEDAILTCRLIDRPLRPSFVKGLRNEIQVVVTVMALNPDHLYDVVAINAASASTQLAGLPFSGPIGGVRVALIKGQWVAFPTHSELEDAVFDMVVAGRALPDGDVAIMMVEAEATTKTITLVEGGADAPTEEVVAAGLEAAKPFIKVLCAAQAQLAAQAAKPTGEFPVFLDYQDDVLTALTAAVKDELAQALTIAGKQERNNEIDRIKAIAADKLLPEFEGREKEISAAYNALTKKIVRERVIKDKVRIDGRGVTDIRTLAAEVEAIPRVHGSALFERGETQILGVTTLNMLRMEQQLDTLSPETRRRYMHNYNFPPYSVGETGRVGSPKRREIGHGALAERAILPVLPSREDFPYAIRQVSEALSSNGSTSMGSVCASTMSLLNAGVPLKGAVAGIAMGLISQEIDGETHYVTLTDILGAEDAFGDMDFKVAGTRNFITALQLDTKLNGIPASVLAAALKQAKDARLHILDVMNEAIDTPDEMSQYAPRIITIKIPVDKIGEVIGPKGKMINQIQEDTGAEITIEDDGTIYIGASDGPAAEAARTTINQIANPTMPEVGERYLGTVVKTTTFGAFVSLMPGKDGLLHISQIRKLAGGKRVENVEDVLAVGTKVQVEIAEIDPRGKLSLVPVVEGEEGGEAASE comes from the coding sequence GTGGAAGAGAACGTGTTCTACGCCGAGGCCGTCATCGACAACGGCAGCTTCGGCACCCGTACCATCCGCTTCGAGACGGGCCGCCTGGCCCGCCAGGCCGCCGGCTCCGCCGTCGCCTACCTGGACGACGACACCATGGTGCTGTCGGCGACCAGCGCGTCCAAGCAGCCGAAGGAGCACTTCGACTTCTTCCCGCTGACCGTGGACGTCGAGGAGCGCATGTACGCCGCGGGCCGGATCCCCGGCTCGTTCTTCCGTCGTGAGGGCCGGCCCTCCGAGGACGCCATCCTCACCTGCCGCCTGATCGACCGCCCGCTGCGCCCGTCCTTCGTCAAGGGCCTGCGCAACGAGATCCAGGTCGTCGTCACCGTGATGGCGCTCAACCCCGACCACCTGTACGACGTGGTCGCCATCAACGCCGCCTCCGCCTCCACCCAGCTGGCGGGCCTGCCCTTCTCCGGCCCGATCGGCGGCGTCCGCGTCGCGCTGATCAAGGGCCAGTGGGTCGCCTTCCCGACCCACAGCGAGCTCGAGGACGCCGTCTTCGACATGGTCGTGGCCGGCCGCGCCCTGCCGGACGGCGACGTCGCGATCATGATGGTCGAGGCCGAGGCCACCACGAAGACCATCACGCTGGTCGAGGGCGGCGCCGACGCGCCGACCGAGGAGGTCGTGGCCGCCGGCCTCGAGGCCGCCAAGCCGTTCATCAAGGTGCTGTGCGCCGCGCAGGCCCAGCTCGCCGCCCAGGCCGCCAAGCCCACCGGTGAGTTCCCGGTCTTCCTGGACTACCAGGACGACGTGCTCACCGCCCTGACCGCCGCGGTCAAGGACGAGCTCGCCCAGGCGCTCACCATCGCCGGCAAGCAGGAGCGCAACAACGAGATCGACCGCATCAAGGCGATCGCCGCCGACAAGCTGCTCCCGGAGTTCGAGGGCCGCGAGAAGGAGATCAGCGCCGCGTACAACGCGCTGACCAAGAAGATCGTCCGCGAGCGCGTCATCAAGGACAAGGTCCGCATCGACGGCCGCGGCGTCACCGACATCCGCACCCTGGCCGCCGAGGTCGAGGCCATCCCGCGCGTCCACGGCTCGGCCCTGTTCGAGCGCGGCGAGACCCAGATCCTGGGTGTCACCACGCTGAACATGCTGCGCATGGAGCAGCAGCTCGACACGCTCTCCCCGGAGACGCGCCGCCGCTACATGCACAACTACAACTTCCCGCCGTACTCCGTCGGCGAGACCGGCCGCGTGGGCTCGCCCAAGCGCCGCGAGATCGGCCACGGCGCGCTGGCCGAGCGGGCGATCCTGCCCGTGCTGCCCTCCCGCGAGGACTTCCCGTACGCCATCCGCCAGGTCTCCGAGGCGCTCAGCTCCAACGGCTCCACCTCGATGGGCTCGGTCTGCGCCTCCACCATGTCGCTGCTGAACGCCGGTGTGCCGCTGAAGGGCGCCGTCGCCGGCATCGCCATGGGCCTGATCTCCCAGGAGATCGACGGTGAGACCCACTACGTCACCCTCACCGACATCCTCGGCGCCGAGGACGCGTTCGGCGACATGGACTTCAAGGTCGCCGGTACCCGCAACTTCATCACCGCCCTCCAGCTGGACACCAAGCTGAACGGCATCCCGGCGTCGGTGCTCGCCGCCGCGCTGAAGCAGGCCAAGGACGCCCGCCTGCACATCCTCGACGTGATGAACGAGGCCATCGACACTCCGGACGAGATGTCGCAGTACGCCCCGCGCATCATCACGATCAAGATCCCGGTGGACAAGATCGGTGAGGTCATCGGCCCCAAGGGCAAGATGATCAACCAGATCCAGGAGGACACCGGCGCCGAGATCACGATCGAGGACGACGGCACCATCTACATCGGTGCCTCCGACGGTCCGGCCGCCGAGGCCGCCCGCACCACGATCAACCAGATCGCCAACCCGACCATGCCGGAGGTCGGCGAGCGCTACCTGGGCACCGTGGTGAAGACCACGACCTTCGGCGCGTTCGTCTCGCTCATGCCCGGCAAGGACGGTCTGCTGCACATCTCGCAGATCCGCAAGCTCGCCGGCGGCAAGCGCGTGGAGAACGTCGAGGACGTGCTCGCGGTCGGCACCAAGGTGCAGGTCGAGATCGCCGAGATCGACCCGCGCGGCAAGCTCTCCCTCGTCCCCGTGGTCGAGGGCGAGGAGGGCGGCGAGGCCGCCTCCGAGTGA
- a CDS encoding putative Zn-dependent peptidase — MAQASAAQQRPGTTKTLLKGVDGAGTVRRTVLPGGLRVVTETLPTVRSATFGIWVGVGSRDETPVLNGATHYLEHLLFKGTARRSALEISAALDAVGGEMNAFTAKENTCYYARVLDTDLPLAIDVVCDMLTGSLIRPEDVDAERGVILEEMAMAEDDPGDVVHDLFAKVIYGTGPLGRPILGTQETVTSLTRDQIAGFYKRRYKPEQLVVAAAGNLDHRKVVKLVEEAFAPVLARSGGHPAEVRRGVKALRTAGRTEVLNRPTEQAHLVLGVPGVPRHDDRRWALGVLNAALGGGMSSRLFQEVREKRGLAYSVYSYSSSYADSGIFGIYAGCQPKRVEEVLSICRQELAKVVADGITEEELHRAVGQISGSTVLGMEDTGSLMNRIGKAELCYGTHLSVDDMLAKIAAVTLDDVQAVARDVLGAHRPSLALIGPINAKRAAAISDLLAQEETA; from the coding sequence GTGGCTCAGGCCTCCGCGGCACAGCAGCGCCCCGGCACCACCAAGACCCTGCTGAAGGGCGTCGACGGCGCCGGCACCGTGCGCCGTACCGTCCTCCCCGGCGGCCTGCGGGTCGTCACCGAGACCCTGCCGACGGTGCGCTCCGCGACCTTCGGCATCTGGGTCGGCGTCGGCTCCCGCGACGAGACACCCGTCCTCAACGGCGCCACCCACTACCTGGAGCACCTGCTCTTCAAGGGCACCGCCCGGCGCAGCGCCCTCGAGATCTCCGCGGCCCTGGACGCCGTCGGCGGCGAGATGAACGCGTTCACCGCCAAGGAGAACACCTGCTACTACGCGCGGGTGCTCGACACCGACCTGCCGCTCGCCATCGACGTGGTCTGCGACATGCTCACCGGCTCCCTCATCCGCCCCGAGGACGTCGACGCCGAGCGCGGCGTCATCCTCGAGGAGATGGCGATGGCCGAGGACGACCCCGGCGACGTCGTCCACGACCTCTTCGCCAAGGTGATCTACGGCACCGGCCCGCTCGGCCGGCCCATCCTCGGCACCCAGGAGACCGTCACCAGCCTCACCCGCGACCAGATCGCCGGCTTCTACAAGCGCCGCTACAAGCCCGAGCAGCTGGTCGTCGCCGCCGCCGGCAACCTGGACCACCGCAAGGTCGTCAAGCTCGTCGAGGAGGCCTTCGCGCCCGTCCTCGCCCGCTCCGGCGGCCACCCCGCCGAGGTCCGCCGCGGCGTCAAGGCGCTGCGCACCGCCGGCCGCACCGAGGTGCTCAACCGGCCCACCGAGCAGGCCCACCTCGTCCTCGGCGTGCCCGGCGTGCCCCGCCACGACGACCGGCGCTGGGCCCTCGGCGTCCTCAACGCCGCCCTCGGCGGCGGCATGAGCTCCCGGCTCTTCCAGGAGGTCCGGGAGAAGCGCGGCCTCGCGTACTCCGTCTACTCCTACAGCTCCTCCTACGCCGACAGCGGCATCTTCGGCATCTACGCCGGCTGCCAGCCCAAGCGGGTCGAGGAGGTGCTCTCCATCTGCCGCCAGGAGCTCGCCAAGGTCGTCGCCGACGGCATCACCGAGGAGGAGCTCCACCGGGCGGTCGGCCAGATCTCCGGCTCCACCGTGCTCGGCATGGAGGACACCGGCTCGCTGATGAACCGCATCGGCAAGGCCGAGCTCTGCTACGGCACCCACCTCTCCGTGGACGACATGCTGGCGAAGATAGCGGCGGTGACCCTGGACGACGTCCAGGCGGTCGCCCGTGATGTGCTGGGGGCGCACCGGCCGTCGCTCGCCCTGATCGGTCCGATCAACGCCAAGCGGGCGGCCGCCATCAGCGACCTGCTCGCCCAGGAGGAAACCGCATGA
- a CDS encoding dihydrodipicolinate reductase yields MTLRVAVIGAKGRIGSEAVKAVEAAPDMELVAALGRGSDLTELTDAGVQVAVELTHPDAVMGNLDFALHHGIHVVTGTTGWNDERLATVGGWLAESPATGLLIAPNFSIGAVLGMQFAQKAAKYFESVEVVELHHDRKADAPSGTATRTAQLIAAARKDAGRAPQQDPTTHELPGARGADVDGIPVHAVRLRGLLAHQEVLFGDAGETLTIRHDSLHHSCFMPGILLGVRKVVDTPGLTLGLEHFLDL; encoded by the coding sequence ATGACGCTGCGCGTCGCCGTGATCGGCGCCAAGGGACGGATCGGCTCCGAGGCGGTCAAGGCCGTCGAGGCCGCCCCCGACATGGAGCTCGTCGCCGCCCTCGGCCGCGGCTCCGACCTGACCGAGCTGACCGACGCCGGCGTCCAGGTCGCCGTCGAGCTGACCCACCCCGACGCGGTCATGGGCAACCTCGACTTCGCCCTCCACCACGGCATCCACGTGGTCACCGGCACCACCGGCTGGAACGACGAGCGCCTGGCCACCGTCGGCGGCTGGCTCGCCGAGAGCCCCGCCACCGGCCTGCTCATCGCCCCGAACTTCTCCATCGGCGCCGTCCTCGGCATGCAGTTCGCCCAGAAGGCCGCCAAGTACTTCGAGTCCGTCGAGGTCGTCGAACTCCACCACGACCGCAAGGCCGACGCCCCCAGCGGCACCGCCACCCGCACCGCGCAGCTCATCGCCGCCGCCCGCAAGGACGCCGGCCGCGCCCCGCAGCAGGACCCCACCACCCACGAGCTGCCCGGCGCCCGCGGCGCGGACGTGGACGGCATCCCCGTGCACGCCGTCCGGCTGCGCGGCCTGCTCGCCCACCAGGAGGTGCTCTTCGGCGACGCCGGCGAGACCCTCACCATCCGGCACGACTCGCTGCACCACAGCTGCTTCATGCCGGGCATCCTGCTCGGCGTTCGCAAGGTCGTGGACACCCCCGGACTCACCCTCGGCCTCGAACACTTCCTGGACCTGTGA
- a CDS encoding thymidylate synthase (FAD) yields the protein MSDDLAPTFRSDVTVELVRSAATDTDVLWAARVSTKGEQSLETIGEDPAKSKGLINFLMRDRHGTPFEHNSMTFFISAPIFVFREFHRHRSGWSYNEESGRYRELQPVFYVPGPERRLVQQGKPGRYEFVEGTADQHKVTTEAMEESYRSSYRAYQEMLAAGVAREVARAVLPVGLFSSMYATCNARSLMHFLSLRTKNEQATVPSFPQREIEMVAEQMEEHWGQLMPLTRAAFNAHGRVAP from the coding sequence GTGAGCGACGACCTGGCCCCCACCTTCCGCAGCGATGTCACGGTGGAACTCGTCCGCAGCGCCGCCACCGACACCGACGTCCTGTGGGCCGCCCGCGTGTCCACCAAGGGCGAGCAGTCCCTGGAGACGATCGGCGAGGACCCGGCGAAGTCCAAGGGCCTGATCAACTTCCTGATGCGGGACCGCCACGGCACGCCCTTCGAGCACAACTCGATGACCTTCTTCATCAGCGCGCCGATCTTCGTCTTCCGGGAGTTCCACCGGCACCGCAGCGGCTGGTCGTACAACGAGGAGTCCGGCCGCTACCGCGAGCTGCAGCCGGTCTTCTACGTTCCCGGCCCGGAGCGCCGACTCGTCCAGCAGGGCAAGCCCGGCCGCTACGAGTTCGTCGAGGGCACCGCCGACCAGCACAAGGTCACCACCGAGGCCATGGAGGAGTCCTACCGCTCCTCCTACCGCGCCTACCAGGAGATGCTCGCCGCCGGTGTCGCCCGCGAGGTCGCCCGCGCCGTCCTCCCGGTCGGGCTGTTCTCCTCGATGTACGCCACCTGCAACGCCCGCTCGCTCATGCACTTCCTGTCGCTGCGCACCAAGAACGAGCAGGCCACAGTGCCGTCCTTCCCGCAGCGCGAGATCGAGATGGTCGCCGAGCAGATGGAGGAGCACTGGGGGCAGCTGATGCCGCTCACCCGTGCGGCCTTCAACGCACACGGCCGAGTCGCCCCCTGA
- a CDS encoding dihydrodipicolinate synthase has product MAPTSTPQTPFGRVLTAMVTPFTADGGLDLDGAQRLAAHLVDAGNDGLVLNGTTGESPTTSDAEKAELVRAVVEAVGDQAHIIAGVGTNDTDHSTELARQAEAAGAHGLLSVTPYYSKPPQEGLYRHTVAIADATGLPVMLYDIPGRSGVALSHETLVRLGEHPRIVANKDAKGDVGAASWAIARSGLAWYSGDDILTLPLLSVGAVGVVSVVSHVVTPELKTMVEAFIAGDTAKATAVHQSLLPVFTGIFRTQGVILSKAALTLQGHPAGPLRLPLVSATAEEIAQLKQDLAAGGVHL; this is encoded by the coding sequence ATGGCTCCGACCTCCACCCCCCAGACGCCCTTCGGCCGGGTCCTGACCGCGATGGTCACCCCCTTCACCGCCGACGGCGGGCTCGACCTCGACGGCGCCCAGCGCCTTGCCGCCCACCTCGTGGACGCCGGCAACGACGGTCTGGTCCTGAACGGCACCACCGGCGAGTCGCCGACCACCAGCGACGCCGAGAAGGCCGAGCTCGTCCGCGCCGTGGTGGAGGCCGTCGGGGACCAGGCGCACATCATCGCCGGCGTCGGCACCAACGACACCGACCACAGCACCGAGCTGGCCCGCCAGGCCGAGGCCGCCGGCGCCCACGGCCTGCTCTCGGTCACGCCGTACTACAGCAAGCCCCCGCAGGAGGGCCTGTACCGGCACACCGTCGCCATCGCGGACGCCACCGGGCTGCCCGTCATGCTCTACGACATCCCGGGCCGCAGCGGCGTCGCCCTGAGCCACGAGACGCTCGTCCGGCTCGGCGAGCACCCCCGGATCGTCGCCAACAAGGACGCCAAGGGCGACGTCGGCGCCGCCTCCTGGGCCATCGCCCGCTCGGGCCTCGCCTGGTACTCCGGCGACGACATCCTGACCCTGCCGCTGCTCTCGGTCGGCGCCGTCGGCGTGGTCAGCGTCGTCAGCCACGTGGTCACCCCGGAGCTCAAGACCATGGTCGAGGCCTTCATCGCCGGTGACACCGCCAAGGCCACCGCCGTCCACCAGTCCCTGCTGCCGGTCTTCACCGGCATCTTCCGCACCCAGGGCGTCATCCTCAGCAAGGCCGCACTCACCCTGCAGGGACACCCCGCGGGCCCGCTGCGCCTCCCGCTGGTCTCCGCCACCGCGGAGGAGATTGCGCAACTGAAGCAGGATCTGGCCGCGGGCGGGGTACACCTGTAG
- a CDS encoding ribonuclease J — MSHPHPELGAPPALKEGALRITPLGGLGEIGRNMTVFEYGDRILIVDCGVLFPEDEQPGVDLILPDFTYVRDRLDKIDGIVLTHGHEDHIGAVPYLLRENPDIPLIGSKLTLALIEAKLAEHRIRPYVLEVKEGERERIGPFDCEFIAVNHSIPDALAVAVRTPAGMVVATGDFKMDQLPLDGRLTDLPAFAKLAEEGMDLLLVDSTNAEVPGFIPHERDISAALRNVFANADRRIIVASFASHVHRIQQVLDAAHEYGRKVAFVGRSMVRNMGIARDLGYLKVPGNLVVDVKTLDDLPDDKVVLVCTGSQGEPMAALSRMANRDHQIRIVEGDTVVLASSLIPGNENAVYRVINGLTRWGAKVVHKGNAKVHVSGHASAGELLYFFNICRPRNLMPVHGEWRHLRAAADLGIATGVPKDRVVIAEDGVCVDLENGVARIVGKVQAGYVYVDGSSVGDITEASLKDRRILGEEGFISAFVVVDSTNGKIVSGPTIQARGSGIDDSAFVPVVAKLEEALTRSAGDGVLEIRQVQQLVRRTIGKWVADNYRRRPMILPVVVEV, encoded by the coding sequence TTGAGCCACCCGCATCCCGAACTCGGCGCACCCCCCGCACTCAAGGAGGGCGCCCTCCGCATCACTCCGCTCGGCGGCCTCGGCGAGATCGGCCGCAACATGACGGTCTTCGAGTACGGGGACCGCATCCTGATCGTCGACTGCGGCGTCCTCTTCCCCGAGGACGAGCAGCCCGGCGTCGACCTGATCCTCCCGGACTTCACGTACGTCCGGGACCGCCTCGACAAGATCGACGGCATCGTCCTGACCCACGGGCACGAGGACCACATCGGCGCCGTCCCGTACCTGCTCCGGGAGAACCCGGACATCCCGCTGATCGGCTCGAAGCTCACCCTCGCACTGATCGAGGCCAAGCTCGCCGAGCACCGGATCCGCCCGTACGTCCTGGAGGTCAAGGAGGGCGAGCGCGAGCGCATCGGCCCCTTCGACTGCGAGTTCATCGCGGTCAACCACTCCATCCCGGACGCCCTGGCGGTCGCCGTCCGCACCCCGGCCGGCATGGTCGTCGCCACCGGCGACTTCAAGATGGACCAGCTGCCGCTGGACGGCCGCCTCACCGACCTCCCGGCCTTCGCCAAGCTGGCCGAGGAGGGCATGGACCTGCTGCTGGTGGACTCCACCAACGCCGAGGTCCCCGGCTTCATCCCGCACGAGCGGGACATCTCCGCCGCGCTGCGCAACGTCTTCGCGAACGCCGACCGCCGCATCATCGTGGCCTCCTTCGCCAGCCACGTGCACCGCATCCAGCAGGTGCTGGACGCCGCGCACGAGTACGGCCGCAAGGTGGCCTTCGTGGGCCGCTCGATGGTCCGCAACATGGGCATCGCCCGGGACCTCGGCTACCTCAAGGTCCCCGGCAACCTCGTGGTCGACGTGAAGACCCTGGACGACCTGCCGGACGACAAGGTCGTGCTGGTCTGCACCGGCTCGCAGGGCGAGCCGATGGCCGCGCTCTCGCGGATGGCCAACCGGGACCACCAGATCCGCATCGTCGAGGGCGACACCGTGGTGCTGGCCTCCTCGCTGATCCCGGGCAACGAGAACGCCGTGTACCGGGTCATCAACGGCCTCACCCGCTGGGGCGCCAAGGTCGTCCACAAGGGCAACGCCAAGGTGCACGTCTCGGGCCACGCCTCGGCCGGCGAGCTGCTGTACTTCTTCAACATCTGCCGGCCGCGCAACCTCATGCCGGTGCACGGCGAGTGGCGCCACCTGCGGGCCGCGGCCGACCTCGGCATCGCCACCGGCGTGCCGAAGGACCGGGTCGTCATCGCCGAGGACGGCGTCTGCGTCGACCTGGAGAACGGCGTCGCCCGGATCGTCGGCAAGGTCCAGGCCGGCTACGTGTACGTCGACGGCTCCTCGGTCGGCGACATCACCGAGGCCTCCCTGAAGGACCGCCGCATCCTCGGCGAGGAGGGCTTCATCTCCGCCTTCGTCGTGGTCGACTCGACCAACGGCAAGATCGTCAGCGGCCCGACCATCCAGGCCCGCGGCTCCGGCATCGACGACAGTGCCTTCGTGCCGGTCGTCGCGAAGCTGGAGGAGGCGCTGACCCGCTCCGCGGGCGACGGCGTGCTGGAGATCCGCCAGGTGCAGCAGCTGGTGCGCCGCACCATCGGCAAGTGGGTCGCCGACAACTACCGTCGCCGGCCGATGATCCTCCCGGTCGTGGTCGAGGTCTGA